The Oncorhynchus kisutch isolate 150728-3 unplaced genomic scaffold, Okis_V2 Okis01b-Okis20b_hom, whole genome shotgun sequence genome contains the following window.
accatccaccctgaccacccaccctgaccaaccaccctgaccaaccaccctgaccatccaccctgaccatccaccctgaccctgcCCATCCACCCtgcccatccaccctgaccaaccaccctgatCAACCACCCTGATcaaccaccctgaccatccaccctgaccaaccaccctgaccaccctacccatccaccctgaccacccagcctgaccatccaccctgatcctgaccatccaccctaaccatccaccctgaccacccaccctgaccatctaccctgaccatccaccctgaccacacaccctgaccacccaccctgaccatctaccctgaccatccaccctgaccacacACCCTGACagcccaccctgaccaaccaccctgaccatccaccccccccccatttaCCATATAGGCCTCAATCTAACCTCTTCCTgtttctcatctcccctctcccatccaccctccaccctgaccaccctacccatccaccctgaccattcagcctgaccatccaccctgatcctgaccacccaccctgaccacccaccctgaccatccaccctgaccatcccctgaccatccaccctgatcaaccaccctgaccacccaccctgaccatccactctgatcaaccaccctgaccaccctgaccatcctacccatccaccctgaccaaccaccctgatcctgaccatccaccctaaccatccaccctgaccacccaccctgaccatcccctgaccatccaccctgatcaaccaccctgaccatctaccccaaccaccctgaccacccaccctgaccatccactctgatcaaccaccctgaccaccctgaccatcctacccatccaccctgaccaaccaccctaaccatccaccctgaccacccaccctgaccatcccctgaccatccaccctgatcAACCACCCTGACCATCTACCCCgaccaccctgaccacccaccctgaccaaccaccctgaccatccaccctgatccTGATCACCCACCCTGACCATCTACCCTgaccctccaccctgaccatcaaccctgaccaccccaaccacccaccctgaccatccaccctcaccaccctacccatccaccctgaccaaccaccctgaccatccaccctgatcctgaccatccaccctgaccatcaaCCCTGACCACAGaccctgaccacccaccctgaccaactaccctgaccatccaccctgaccatccaccctgaccaaccaccctgaccaaccaccctgaccatcctacccatccaccctgaccaccccgaccaaccaccctgaccaccctacccacccaccctgaccatccaccctccaccctgaccaccctacccatccaccctgaccacccaccctgaccattCCATCCTGTCCATCTGGTCAACCACCCTGACCATCAACGCTGACCACCCCAACCAACCACcatgaccatccaccctgaccacccagcctgaccatccaccctgatcctgaccacccaccctgaccacccaccctgaccatccaccctgaccatcccctgaccatccaccctgatcaaccaccctgaccacccaccctgaccatccactctgatccaccaccctgaccatcctgacagaccaccctgaccatcctacccatccaccctgaccaccctacccatccaccctgaccaccctacccatccaccctgaccacccaccctgaccattCCATCCTGTCCATCTGATCAACCACCCTGACATTCAACCCTGACCACCCCAATcaaccaccctgaccatccaccctgaccaccctacccatccaccctgaccatccaccctgaccacccacccCGACCATTCCATCCTGTCCATCTGATCAACCACCCTGACATTCAACCCTGACCACCCCAATcaaccaccctgaccatccaccctgaccaccctacccatccaccctgaccatccaccctgaccacccacccCGACCACCCACcatgaccatccaccctgaccacccaccaTGACCagccaccctgaccatccaccctgaccatccaccctgaccaccctacccatccaccccaaccacacaccatgaccatccaccctgaccacccaccctgaccatcccccctgaccatccaccctgaccacccagCCTGACCATCCACCCCGATCCTGACTATCCACCCTGACACCCCaacctgaccatccaccctgaccatcccctgaccatccaccctgatcaaccaccctgaccacccaccctgatcaaccaccctgaccacccaccctgaccatccaccctgaccatccactctgatcaaccaccctgaccacccaccctgaccatccactctgatcaaccaccctgaccacccaccctgaccacccaccctgaccatccaccctgaccctgaccatccaccctaaccatccaccctgaccctgaccatccaccctcccctcccccatttACCATATAGGCCTCAATCTTACCTCTTCCTgtttctcatctcccctcccccatTTACCATATAGGCCTCAATCTAACCTCTTCCTgtttctcatctcccctccccctgaccacccaccctgaccatccaccctgaccatccaccctgatcAACCACCCTGACAATCTACCCAGACAACCACCCTGACCAAACAcgctgaccatccaccctgaccactctgaccatccaccctgaccactctgaccaaacaccctgaccacccaccctgaccaccctacccatccaccctgaccatccaccctcaccaccctacccacccaccctgactaaccaccctgaccatccaccctgatcctgaccatccaccctaaccatccaccctgaccacccaccctgaccatcAACCCTGACCACAGaccctgaccacccaccctgaccaactaccccgaccaaccaccctgaccaccctacccatccaccctgaacaccctacccatccaccctgaccacccaccctgaccatccaccctgaccatccaccctgaccatccaccctgaccctaaccattcaccctgaccacccaccctggccacccaccctgaccatccaccctgaccctgaccatccaccctaaccatccaccctgaccctgaccacccaccctgaccatccaccctcccctcccccatttACCATATAGGCCTCAATCTAACCTCTTCCTgtttctcatctcccctcccccatTTACCATATAGGCCTCAATCTACCTTCTTTCTGTTTCTAATCTCCCCTCCccctgaccacccaccctgaccacccaccctgaccatccaccctgaccatccaccctgacaacccaccctgaccacccactctgaccaaccaccctgaccatccaccctgatcAACCACCCTGAcaatccaccctgaccaaccaccctgaccaaacaccctgaccacccaccctgaccaccctgaccactctgaccaaacaccctgaccatccaccctgaccctgaccacccaccctgaccatcccggaccatccaccctgaccctaaccatcCAGCCTGAccaccctaaccctgaccatccaccctgatcctgaccatccaccctgaccacccaccctgaccatctaccctgaccatccaccctgaccatccaccctcaCCACCTACCCATCCATCCTGACCACCCATcctgaccacccaccctgaccaaccaccctgaccatccaccctaaccatccaccctgaccacccaccctgaccatccaccttGATCctaaccatccaccctgaccacccaccctcccctcccccatttACCATATAGGCCTCAATCTAACCTCTTCCTgtttctcatctcccctcccccatTTACCATATAGGCCTCAATCTACCTTCTTTCTGTTTCTAATCTCCCCTCCccctgaccacccaccctgaccacccaccctgaccatccaccctgaccacccactctgaccaaccaccctgaccaaccaccctgacaatccaccctgaccatccaccctgaccaccctgaccactctgaccaaacaccctgaccatccaccctgaccctgaccatcCCGGACCATCCACCCCGACCCTAACCATCCAGCCTGAccaccctaaccctgaccatccaccctgatcctgaccatccaccctgaccacccaccctgaccacccaccctgaccatctACCCTGATCATCCACCCTGACcacacaccctgaccacccaccctgaccaaccaccctgaccatccaacctgaccaaccaccctgatcaaccaccctgaccacccaccctgaccatccaccctgaccaccctacccatccaccctgaccaccctacccatccaccctgaccaaccaccctgaccatccaccctgaccatccaccctgaccatccaccctcaCCATCCTACCCATCCATcctgaccacccaccctgaccaaccaccctgaccaaccaccctgaccatccaccctaaccatccaccctgaccacccaccctgaccatctACCCTGACCATCAACCCTGACCACAGACCCTGACCAActaccctgaccatccaccctgaccacccaccctgaccatccaccctgaccatccaccctgatcctaaccatccaccctgaccatccaccctgaccctgaccatccaccctaaccatccaccctgaccaaccaccctcccctcccccatttACCATATAGGCCTCAATCTAACCTCTTCCTgtttctcatctcccctcccccatTTACCATATAGGCCTCAATCTAACCTCTTCCTgtttctcatctcccctcccccatTTACCCTATAGGCCTCAATCTACCCTCTTCCTgtttctcatctcccctcccccatTTACCCTATAGGCCTCAATCTACCCTCTTCCTGTTTCTCATCTCCCCATTTACCATATAGGCTTCAATCTAACCTCTTCCTGTTTCTCATCTCCCCATTTACCATATAGGCCTCAATCTAACCTCTTCCTgtttctcatctcccctcccccatTTACCATATAGGCCTCAATCTACCTTCTTTCTgtttctcatctcccctcccccatTTACCATCTCGTCCTCAATCTACCTTCTTCCTGTTTCTCCCCTCCCCCATTTACCATCTAGGCCTCAATCTACCTTCTTTCTGTttctcacccccctcccccatttACCATATAGGCCTCAATCTAACCTCTTTCTGTTTCtcatcccccctcccccatttACCATATAGGCCTCAATCTAACCTCTTTCTGTttctcacccccctcccccatttACCATATAGGCCTCAATCTAACCTCTTTCTGTTTCTCATCTTCCCTCCCCATTTACCACATAGTCCTCAATCTAACCTCTTCctgcagatgctcttatccagagcaatgaCTCACAGCGAGTAGGTCCACCCTCTCTCTAAAAgtggaaaaaaagtgttttacCAGTGAACAGAGACAGCAAAGGTCAACCAATGAGACCTGATAAAAACACCATTGCATATAACCCCCACCCCAACAAGACGTGAGGTCGatttcacccccccccaaaaaaacaaatcATGAATCTATAAATCAATCAGTTTATTGATgaaaaacaaaataaacattgaTAGAAACATTCAACATTATTCAGTTGATATCATGAAATAAGATACaagctacagtggcttgcgaaagtattcacccgcttggcatttttcctattttgttgccttacaacctggaattaaaatagatttttggggggattgTATCACTTGAttaacacaacatgcctaccactttgaagattcaaaatattttttattgtgaaacaaacaagaaataaggcaAAACAACTGAagacttgagcgtgcataactattcaaccccccccccaaaagtcaatattttgtagagccaccttcttTAGgtaataccacagattctcaattggattgaggtctgggctttgactaggccattccaatacatttaaatgtttccccttaaaccactcaagtgttgctttagcagtatgcctagggtcattgtcctgctggaaggtgaacctccgtccagtctcaaatctctggaagactgaaacaggtttcccctcaagaattaccctgtatttagcgccatccatcattccttcaattctgaccagtttcccagtccgtgccaatgaaaaacatccccacagcatgatgctgcctccaccatgcttcactgtggggatggtgttcttggggtgatgagaggtgttgggtttgcgccagacatagcgtttccttgatggccaaaaagcccaattttagtctcatctgaccagagtaccttcttccatatgttttgggagtttcccacatgccctttggcaAACGCCAAACATGATTGCTTACTTTTgtctttaagaaattgcttttttCTGGAcattcttccataaagcccagctctggggattgtacggcttaaagtggtcctacggacagatactccaatctccgctgtggagctttgcagctccttcagggttatctttggtctctttgttgcctctctgattaatgccctccttgcctggtctgcaAGTTTTGGTGCCAAACCtgcctctcttggcaggtttgttgtggttccatattctttacattttttaataataataataatgggatgttcaaagtttctgatattttttataacccaaccctgatctgtacttctccacaactttgtccctgacctgttggGCTCCTTTAtcttcatggtgtcgcttgcttggtggtgttgtagactctggggcctttcagaacaggtgtatatatactgagatcatgtgacacttaaataaagtctacCTGTGTATAATCTAACTaatgatgtgacttctgaaggtaattggttgcaccagatcttattgaggggcttcatagcaaaaggggggaatacatatgcacacaccactattcagttattttttttatatatataattttgggaaataaatatatttttttcatttcacttcaccaatttggactattttgtgtttgtccattacatgaaatccaaataaaaatccatttaaattacaggttgtaatgcaacaaaataggaaaaatgccatgggggggtgaatactttacGCTGTACCATGAGACTGAGGACCAACAGTTTATATATTAAACTCCTGGATACCGTGACGTCATCCAGAGGAATGAATGGTATTCACCAGTAGTTCAGTTAAATGTTTATATATTAAACTCCTGGATACCGTGACGTCATCCAGAGGAATGAATGGTATTCACCAGTAGTTCAGTTAAATGTTTATATATTAAACTCCTGGATACCGTGATGTCATCCAGAGGAATGAATGGTATTCACCAGTAGTTCAGTTAAATGTGtccaaggacaaaattacatgtatttaacatAATTACATGGATTTAACATAATTCCATAGATTTAACATAATTCCATAGATTTAACATAATTCCATAGATTTAACATAATTACATGGATTTAAGTATTTTGCTTGTTAGGTAAAGTAACATTCGTACTTTTCTATTAAAAAACAACTATACTTTAaacattttaatatatttttttaatgttataagctcacataatataatttgaAAATATTAAGTATTAAGGTGTATAAGAGAATAAACGTGTTTGAATTAAtattaacattaatttatttatttccacAGCTTTCTAAATATGTTTAATTATAAGATAGAACACAGAGTGGCCTCTCctacccaggtctggtgttggagatcattccacactctgtgttctactacccaggtctggtgttggagatcattccacactctgtgttctactacccaggtctggtgttggagatcaTTCCACACTCTGTGATCtactacccaggtctggtgttggagatcaTTCCACACTCTGTGATCtactacccaggtctggtgttggagaacATTCTACACTCTGTGATCtactacccaggtctggtgttggagaacATTCTACACTCTGTGATCtactacccaggtctggtgttggagatcattctacactgtgttctactacccaggtctggtgttggagaacattctacactctgtgttctactacccaggtctggtgttggagatcattctacactctgtgttctactacccaggtctggtgttggaAATCATTCCACACTCTGTGTTCAACTACCCAGGTCTTGGCGGAGGTCATTCTACACTCTGTGGATCTCCTGagtgtattttctgatgtttaatcAGAGAACTTGAATGAGAGTATCTCTTGTCACACTGATCACAGccataaggcttctctcctgtgtgtgttctctggtgtactgcCAGGTTGCTTGAGGTAGAACAACTCGTCCCgcagtcagagcagtggtaaggtttctctccagtgtgggtTCTCTTGTGTGATATCAGGTTACTTGAGGTAGTACATCTCTTCCCACAGTCTGggcagtggtaaggcttttcaCCAGTGTGGGTTCTCTGATGTACTATCAGTATGTCTAATaaagcaaaactcttcccacattcagAGCAGTGgtgaggcttctctcctgtgtgtgttctctggtgagatTTTAAATGTGATGATCTAACAAAAcccttcccacagtcagagcagtggtaaggtttttctccagtgtgtattctctggtgtacaATCAGGTGACTtggctgagtaaaactcttcccacattgatcacagctataaggcttctctcctgtatgtgttctctggtgtgttaTCAGATAGCTTGAGGTAGTAAAGCTCAATCCACAGTTGGAGCAgcgataaggcttctctccagtgtgtattctcttgTGTACAGTCAGGTTTGATGACTGAGTGAATCGCTTCCCGCATTGATCACAGCCATATGGCCTCTCTCCTGTATGTGTTCGCTGGTGTATAATCAGTTCACTTGAGGAGGTTAAACTTTTCCCACAGtctgagcagtggtaaggcttctctccagtgtgcgtTCGCTGGTGCAGCTTTAAACGCTGTGATGTTGAAAAGGTCCTCTCACAGTCAGAGCAgcggtaaggcttctctcctgtgtgtgtcaacTGGTGTTTTGTCAGGTTCCCTAGTTGAGAAAATCTCTTCAAACAGTCAGtgcagctataaggtttctctcctgtatggaTTCTGTGGTGTATTTTAAGTTCTGTTGAAGaggtgaaactcttcccacagtcagagcagtggtgAGGTTTCTTCCCTGTGGATCTCCGCTGGggtttcttgaggtgttctgatttggagagactcttctcagcctcgtcagcatcatgatgttgttgaggctccccagaggatacACGAcagtcacgtctctctcctgtgtgaacaacaaagtaaGACAGTCACTGTAGTGAATGTTTAAATGCTTTTACAAACTTTTTTTGACAACTGTCTTCTAACAATCTGATGGTCAAGTGAAGAACAATAGTCATATTTTGTCTTCatttttcacattagtagtaataTCTATGACTTTGGTCTTACAATATGTTATTACAGTTGTTGAAACCTTCAGCAGTGATCCAGACGACTTTAGGTCCCCAGTATTACTAATGGTATTATTTTATTATCAGCTTTACTGATTATCAGCTAAACCACAGCCAATAAAAACCACAGCCAATAAAAACCACAGCCAATAAAAACCACAGCCAATAAAAAAACAACACAGCCAATAAAAAAACCACAGCCAATAAAACCACAGCCAATAAAACCACAGCCAATAAAAACCACAGCCAATAAAAACCACAGCCAATAAAAACCACAGCCAATAAAACCACAGCCAATAAAAACCACAGCCAATAAAAACCACAGCCAATAAAAACCACAGCCAATAAAACCACAGCCAATAAAACCACAGCCAATAAAACCACAGCCAATAAAACCACAGCCAATAAAAATCACAGCCAATAAAACCACAGCCAATAAAAACCACAGCCAATAAAAACCACAGCCAATAAAACCACAGCCAATAAAAACCACAGCCAATAAAACCACAGCCAATAAAACCAGAGGATCAATTAGGGCTCTAACTCTACCACTTATCTATAACACAGCAtccatgtgtatctgtgtgtatagtGCTGTTATGTAATGTGTGTTGGTTTGACATGTCTATGTTTGTGTCTCTgtatttttttaatctgtttcttttaaatctgattctatgATTCTATATATTCTTTGattcttagattttttttttatacctttatttaactaggcaagtcagttaagaacacattcttattttcaatgacggcctaggaacgctggattaactgccttgttcaggggcgacagatttgtaccttgtcagctcgggggatctaatcttgcaaccttacagttaactagtccaatgcaacaacaacctgcctctctctcgttgctctccacaaggagactgcctgttacgcgaatgtagtaagccaaggtaagttgctagctagcattaaacttatcttataaaaaacaatcaatcataatcaatagttaactacacatggttgatgatattactagaaattatctagcgtgtcctgctttgcatataatctgactgagcatacaagcatacaagtatctgactgagcggtggtaggcagaagcaggtgcgtaagcattcattcaaacagcattttcgtgcgctttgccagcagctcttcgttgtgcgtcaagcattgcgctgtttatgacttcaagcctatcaactcccgagatgaggctggtgtaaccgaagtgaaatggctagctagttagcggggtgtgcgctaatagcgtttcaaacgtcactcgctctgagacttggagtggttgttcccatTGCTCTGCATTGGTAACGCTGCcccgagggtggctgttgtcattgtgttcctgggtcgagcccagggaggagcgaggagaggtatggaagctatactgttacactggcaatactaaagtgcctataagaacatccaatagtcaaaggttaatgaaatacaaatggtatagagggaaatagtcctataattcctataataactacaacctaaaacttcttacctgggaatattgaagactcatgttaaaaggaaccaccagctttcatatgttctcatgttctgagcgaggaatttaaacgttagctttcttacatggcacatattgcacttttacttctccaacactttgatcttgcattatttaaacca
Protein-coding sequences here:
- the LOC109885717 gene encoding zinc finger protein OZF-like yields the protein MRGEEEEEEERGESGAGPAPSAQPGCIVVGLGSGQAFLGLLEGWRKQGDFPIGVPSHGERRDCRVSSGEPQQHHDADEAEKSLSKSEHLKKPQRRSTGKKPHHCSDCGKSFTSSTELKIHHRIHTGEKPYSCTDCLKRFSQLGNLTKHQLTHTGEKPYRCSDCERTFSTSQRLKLHQRTHTGEKPYHCSDCGKSLTSSSELIIHQRTHTGERPYGCDQCGKRFTQSSNLTVHKRIHTGEKPYRCSNCGLSFTTSSYLITHQRTHTGEKPYSCDQCGKSFTQPSHLIVHQRIHTGEKPYHCSDCGKGFVRSSHLKSHQRTHTGEKPHHCSECGKSFALLDILIVHQRTHTGEKPYHCPDCGKRCTTSSNLISHKRTHTGEKPYHCSDCGTSCSTSSNLAVHQRTHTGEKPYGCDQCDKRYSHSSSLIKHQKIHSGDPQSVE